Proteins from a genomic interval of Scatophagus argus isolate fScaArg1 chromosome 6, fScaArg1.pri, whole genome shotgun sequence:
- the sgta gene encoding LOW QUALITY PROTEIN: small glutamine-rich tetratricopeptide repeat-containing protein alpha (The sequence of the model RefSeq protein was modified relative to this genomic sequence to represent the inferred CDS: inserted 1 base in 1 codon) → MTDNKRLAFSIIRFLHDQLQSGDLSSDAQESLEVAVQCLETAFEVSTDDQSLAVPMTLPEIFASAVAKPSRRSTTTPPKTPXTEEQRAEAETLKTEGNDQMKVENFSAAVEFYSKAIAINRHNAVYYCNRAAAYSKLGNYAGAVQDCEQAISIDPNYSKAYGRMGLALASLNKHTEAASYYKKALELDPDNDTYKSNLKIAEDKMETSSPTAGMGGVDLAGLLSNPGFMNMASSLMNNPQVQQLMSGMMSGAYGGVGGAGGAGGAGGAGAAAAAAAAAAGGGGGGGRGSSAAAPGAAGAGDLSGLIQAGQQFAQQMQQQNPELIEQLRSQIRNRMPSAGNEEQP, encoded by the exons ATGACAGACAACAAGCGGCTTGCCTTCTCCATCATCCGGTTTCTCCATGATCAGCTCCAGTCAGGGGATCTGTCCTCAGATGCCCAGGAGAGTCTGGAAG TTGCTGTTCAGTGTTTGGAGACAGCGTTTGAAGTTTCGACCGACGACCAGAGCCTCGCCGTCCCCATGACGTTACCGGAGATCTTTGCCTCAGCCGTGGCCAAG CCGAGTCGCAGGTCAACAACAACTCCACCCAAAACAC TCACTGAGGAGCAGAGAGCCGAGGCCGAGACGCTCAAAACTGAAG GAAACGACCAAATGAAAGTAGAGAActtttcagctgctgttgagTTTTACTCAAAGGCCATCGCAATCAACCGTCACAACGCCGTCTATTACTGCAACAG GGCTGCAGCCTACAGTAAACTGGGGAACTATGCTGGAGCGGTGCAGGACTGTGAACAGGCCATCAGCATTGACCCAAACTACAGCAAAGCCTACGGGCGGATGGG tttggctCTGGCCAGtctcaacaaacacacagaagcagccaGTTATTATAAGAAAGCTCTGGAGCTCGACCCCGACAACGACACTTACAAAAGCAACCTGAAGATCGCAGAGGACAAGATGGAGACATCCAGTCCA acAGCAGGGATGGGTGGAGTGGATCTGGCCGGTTTGCTCAGTAACCCCGGCTTCATGAACATG GCGTCCTCTCTGATGAACAACCCTCAGGTTCAGCAGCT GATGTCGGGGATGATGTCAGGAGCATACGGTGGGgtgggaggagcaggaggagcaggaggagcaggaggagcaggagcagcagcagcagcagcagcagcagcagcaggaggaggaggaggaggaggaagaggaagtagTGCGGCGGCCCCgggagctgcaggagctggagaTTTATCAGGACTGATTCAGGC agGTCAGCAGTTTGCtcagcagatgcagcagcagaaccCTGAACTCATCGAACAGCTGAGGAGTCAAATCCGCAACCGAATGCCCAGCGCCGGAAATGAGGAGCAGCCGTGA